In Diaphorobacter ruginosibacter, the genomic stretch TGGGGCAGCGACATGCGCAGTGTGCCGTGAAGTTCCGCGCCGCGCTGGCTGCGGGAGAGGACGCGCTCCGTCTCGCCGATGCGGTCGAGCACCTCCACGCAGGTCCGGTAGTAGTGCTCGCCGGCTTCGGTCGGCGTCACGCCGCGCGTGTTGCGGTTGAGCAGTTGCACGCGCAGCGCGGCCTCGAGCTCCTTGACCTGGCGGGATGCGGTGGAGTGCGTGGTGCCCAGTTCATCGGCGGCCGCGCTGAACCCACGCGATTCGACGACGGCCCGGAACATGCGCATGGCTTGCAGTCTGTCCACGATGTATTCCCTCCGGCAGGGCCCGGCCCGCCTTTCTTCATGCATTCATCCGTTCATGGCATCCGAAGCGGCAGCGCCAGGATGTCCGAGCTGCGCAGCACGTCGCCGAACGTGTCCTCGATCTCGGCGAGCGCGGCGCGGTGCAGTGCCTCGTGATCCACCGATTCTCCATCGAATCGCGTGATGCCGCGCGTGGCGCACGCGTCGGAGGCCACGATCACCTGGTAGCCGAGCGGTGCGGCATCGCGCGCGGCCCCCGCAACGCAGGCATGGGTCATCAGGCCGGCGATCACCAGTGTGCGGATGCCGCGCTGCTGCAGTTGCGCATGGATGTCGGTGCCCACGAAGACACTCACGTTCTCCTTGCGCACCAGTACGTCGCCCGCGCGTGGTTGCATCTGGGGATGAAAGGCCACGGTGGCGCCGCCGAGTGCAAAGAGGGCAGAGCCCTCGGGGGCCACGTGCTGGACCTGGAACACGGGAATGGCGTGCTTGTCGGCCCAGGCGACGAGCTGCTGCGTATTCCGCAGGGCCGCTTCGCCCGCGGGGATCGGCATGCGACCCGAGAAATATTCGTTCTGGAAATCGATGACCAGCAGCGCGGTGCCGCGTGCGTCCAGTTCGGCAAGCGGCGAGGCGCCCGACATCGCGCGAATCGTGGGGTGCGCGTTGGTGGCTGGGGAGGAGGCGTGAGACATGAGGCAGACCTGTGTTGAAAAGGGATGCCGGAAAGTCTAGGCAGGCATGTCCCTGCCCACAACACGCCAGCGCGTGCAGGACTTGTGCACGGCCTGCACAGGCCATGGGCTCACTGGCGTTCGAGTGCGATCAGTTCGTCCAGCAGCCGGTACAGTTCGAGCAACTGGCCCTTGCCGTCGGTTTTTTTTAAGCCCGGCACGGTGCTGCGCGATCTCGCGCGACAGGCCCCGAACGAGCTTCAGTCCCGCCGTCAGCCGCGCGCTGATGGCTCCATGCCGGTGAAGCCATGCTCCTGCGCGGGGCTCGCCAGCGGGCCCGCGACGCCGCGCAGCACCACGCTGACCGGTCCTTCGCCACGTGTTGCAAGGTGCTGCGCCAGGGCCGCATTGCCGCCCTGCGGCGCGAGCCCCTGCAGGACCACGTCGAAGCCACCCAGTGCGATGCGCACGCTGCGCAGGCCTTGTGTGGCATCGTCCGTTGCGGCGGCCAGCTTCAGGTCGTCGCCCAGCAGCGCGCGCCAGCGTGCGACGCTCACGTCGAGGTCGTGTGCGGCCACGGTGATCTCCTCGACCCCGCTGGCGCCGTTGGCGTGGTGCAGCAGCTCGGGCGCATCGGGCACGCGCAGGTTGCGCGGCGTGATGTCGCCGCACAGAAAGGGCACGTCGGCGGTGTCGTGGCGTGCCGTGGTCCATCGCAGGTACTGGCCGTCGGGGCGCACGCGTTCACCGGGAACCGGGCCCTTGAGCGTGACCAGCCCGCGTGCGCGGGCTGCCGCCCGCTCGTCCTCCGGCGCGTCTGAGCGCAGGGCGAAGTCGACCAGGCCCTCGCCGCTGCGCTCCAGCACTGTCCACCAGCGCTCCGCGGGTGCGGGGGAACGCCAGGCCTTGAGCTCGAGGTACGAGCCGTCGGCCAGCACGATGAGCGCGTTGTGCGAACTGCGTCCCTGGTGGTCGCCGCCGGGGTAGACCGTGAAGCCGAGCGCGCGGTACTGCTCGATGGAGCGTGCGAGGTCATCGACGGCGATGACCACATGGTCAAGTGAATGCGAAAGCGTCATGGAACCCGAGTCTCTCACTCTTCTCACTCCTCCAGCTTGAGTCTGGTTTCCTGCACGAACTTGCGCCAGCGCTCGTACTCCTGGTGCGTATGCCTGTCGAGTGCCGGGCCGTCGCTGCCGATCACCTCGAATCCGGCCTGCGTGAGCTTGCTGCGGATGTCGGGCGTCTGCAGCGTGGCCTGGAATTCGCGCGTCAGGCGCTGCACCGTGGCCGGCGGCGTGGCCGATGGCGCGAAGATGCCGATCCATGAGTAGGCCTCGAAACCGGGAAAACCGCACTCGGCCACCGTCGGCACATCGGGCAGCTCGGGCAGGCGGTGGGCGCCCGTCACCGCGAGAGGGCGGATCTTGCCGGCTGCGATCTGCCCGCGCAGTGCCGCATAGCTCAGCAGCGTGAGCGTGGTGACATTGCCCAGCACGGCCTGCACCGCCGGCCCGCCGCCGCCGAACGGCACGTGCAGTACGAACGTGCCCGAGCGGCGCTTGATGTCCTCCATCACCAGGTGGTTCATCGAGCCGACACCCGTCGATGCGTAGCTGAACCTGCCCGGGTTGGCCTTGGCCTCCTTGATGAAGTCGCGCAGGTCCTTGCCTTGCACCGCCTGGGCGTTCGCACCGATCACGAGCGGAAAGCGCACGGCCAGCGTGATGCCGACGAAGTCCTTGAACGTGTCGTAGGGCAGCCGGGATTTCGCGATCGGGTTGATCGCATGCGTATCGAAGCTCACCAGCAGCGTATTGCCGTCCGGGGTGGACTTGGCAACGTACTGCGTGGCGATCTGGCTGGCTGCGCCGGGACGGTTCTCCACGATCACCGGGCGTGCCGCCACTTCGGACAGGCGTGGCTGGATGATGCGGGCGGCGATGTCCGTGCTGCCGCCGGGCGGGAAGGTCACCTGCAGGCGCATTGGCGCCTCGTCGGCCGAGGCCCACCCGGAGAAGCCGGATGCGGCGGCAGCGGCACCCAGGGCGACGGCGTGGCGGCGGTTCAGAACAGGTCCTCTCATGCGGTGCTCCTTTGAAAAGTGAGGTTCGGAAACGAGATTCGGTGGTCGGGGCGCGGGCCTCGGCACGGATTGCAGCACAGACCGTGGCGCAGAAGGTGCGACCGGCGGCCCCGGGCGCATCAGCCCATCCACTGGCTCACGGGGACGGCCGTGTCCTGCAGCGGCTGCGAGTGGATGTCCACCAGGGCCGGGCCGTCGTGTGCCAACGCGGCCTTGAGCGCGGACTCCAGGTCGGAGGGCTCCTGCACGGTCCAGGCCTTCACGCCGAACGCTTCCGCGACGCGCGCATGCTGGGTGCGGTTGAAGTCCACCGAGAAATAGCGCTCGCCGTAACCGGTCTTCTGGCTGGCCTTGATCCAGCCATAGACGGAGTTGGAGAAGACGATCATCTTGAGCGGCACATTGCGTCGCACGACGGTCTCGAGCTCGCCGCAGGTGAAGCCGAAGCTGCCATCGCCCATCGCCGAGATCACCATCGAGTCCGGCTGGCCCACGGCCGCACCGAA encodes the following:
- a CDS encoding cysteine hydrolase family protein: MSHASSPATNAHPTIRAMSGASPLAELDARGTALLVIDFQNEYFSGRMPIPAGEAALRNTQQLVAWADKHAIPVFQVQHVAPEGSALFALGGATVAFHPQMQPRAGDVLVRKENVSVFVGTDIHAQLQQRGIRTLVIAGLMTHACVAGAARDAAPLGYQVIVASDACATRGITRFDGESVDHEALHRAALAEIEDTFGDVLRSSDILALPLRMP
- a CDS encoding VOC family protein, with translation MTLSHSLDHVVIAVDDLARSIEQYRALGFTVYPGGDHQGRSSHNALIVLADGSYLELKAWRSPAPAERWWTVLERSGEGLVDFALRSDAPEDERAAARARGLVTLKGPVPGERVRPDGQYLRWTTARHDTADVPFLCGDITPRNLRVPDAPELLHHANGASGVEEITVAAHDLDVSVARWRALLGDDLKLAAATDDATQGLRSVRIALGGFDVVLQGLAPQGGNAALAQHLATRGEGPVSVVLRGVAGPLASPAQEHGFTGMEPSARG
- a CDS encoding tripartite tricarboxylate transporter substrate binding protein, which gives rise to MRGPVLNRRHAVALGAAAAASGFSGWASADEAPMRLQVTFPPGGSTDIAARIIQPRLSEVAARPVIVENRPGAASQIATQYVAKSTPDGNTLLVSFDTHAINPIAKSRLPYDTFKDFVGITLAVRFPLVIGANAQAVQGKDLRDFIKEAKANPGRFSYASTGVGSMNHLVMEDIKRRSGTFVLHVPFGGGGPAVQAVLGNVTTLTLLSYAALRGQIAAGKIRPLAVTGAHRLPELPDVPTVAECGFPGFEAYSWIGIFAPSATPPATVQRLTREFQATLQTPDIRSKLTQAGFEVIGSDGPALDRHTHQEYERWRKFVQETRLKLEE